In Vespa crabro chromosome 5, iyVesCrab1.2, whole genome shotgun sequence, a single window of DNA contains:
- the LOC124424503 gene encoding vacuolar protein sorting-associated protein 37A, whose protein sequence is MISRIFRGENENVAVKRKRQIDTLKIFNDNVAELREDVEYQVQFNAGERRMAIMVSLSPEFPLEKPVLRVSPPINHPWCNEHSEIISAPGLLNFTVHSDLGRVVQAIIREFSKNPPQVIEYVSPGSAKPHRDLQGRNSPSYSLQQYADIPPTSYNSYYNTQFPQYSTSGTNPCIYNYNNTNSGNTYVTDNQSKTFDSTSQHSTFISSSISNTLHNASPSRYTTNQHRTTYLNLHYANTNYHATLPSCTQAKTVQSFVFPELNNLSNEELKKLNEDEDRQDEFLEKHSQLKDVNMAIEDTIDWVEKTAEANVAKEPELKQLQANVAEKIRTVAVLKARYDQLIQRYNKLSEIFTPDQIKECLRQAADESHEESEKIAEDFLNGKVDVERFLSTYIECRKLGQARRTKEEKLAHQLNELKRAGY, encoded by the exons ATGATATCGCGAATATTCCgtggagaaaatgaaaatgtcgCTGTCAAGAGAAAACGTCAAATCGACaccttgaaaatttttaacgacAA tGTAGCAGAATTGCGAGAAGATGTGGAATATCAAGTACAATTTAATGCTGGAGAAAGGCGTATGGCTATCATGGTTTCTTTGTCACCAGAATTTCCGCTTGAAAAGCCAGTTCTTAGAGTTTCCCCGCCGATAAATCATCCTTGGTGTAATGAACACAGTGAAATCATTAGTGCACCAGGATTACTTAAT TTTACAGTGCATAGTGATCTTGGTCGTGTTGTTCAAGCTATCATTAGAGAATTCAGTAAAAATCCGCCTCAGGTAATAGAATATGTTTCGCCTGGATCTGCCAAACCACATagag ACTTACAAGGAAGAAATTCACCATCCTACTCGCTTCAACAATATGCAGATATTCCACCTacttcttataattcatattataatacacAGTTTCCACAGTATTCAACCTCCGGTACAAATCCttgcatttataattataataatacaaattctgGCAATACATATGTCACAGACAACCAGTCAAAAACATTTGACTCTACATCACAGCATTCGACATTTATTTCATCCTCAATAAGTAATACACTTCATAATGCTAGCCCTTCTCGATACACAACAAATCAACACAGAACAACATATCTTAACTTACATTATGCAAATACTAACTATCATGCAACGTTACCAAGCTGTACACAAGCGAAAACTGTGCAAAGTTTCGTATTCCCTGAACTAAATAATTTGTCCAATGAGGAATTGAAAAAACttaatgaagatgaagatagGCAAGATGAATTTCTTGAAAAACATTCCCAATTAAAGGATGTTAACATGGCTATAGAAGATACTATTGATTGGGTAGAAAAGACAGCag AAGCCAATGTAGCAAAGGAACCtgaattaaaacaattacaaGCTAATGTTGCAGAAAAAATACGAACCGTAGCTGTATTAAAAGCTAGATACGATCAACTAATACAACGATACAATAAATTGTCAGAAATTTTCACACCAGATCAGATAAAAGAATGCCTAAGGCAAGCAGCGGATGAAAGTCacgaagaaagtgaaaaaattgCAGAAGATTTTCTAAATGGAAAAGTTGACGTAGAGCGATTTCTTAGCACGTATATCGAATGTCGGAAACTAGGACAAGCAAGAAGaactaaagaagaaaaattggcCCATCAATTGAATGAATTGAAACGAGCtggttattaa
- the LOC124424501 gene encoding procollagen-lysine,2-oxoglutarate 5-dioxygenase isoform X2, with translation MQIKRIGWCLIWSIFLTYHVVSENTDSSESNDILLFTVASNETDGFKRYIRSTEVYGFRDRVRVLGLGKEWRGGNVKTSRGGGYKINLFKDALKKYQDDKERIVIFTDSYDVIFLTPLSEIIEKFKETEARVLFSAEGSCWPDRNLASKYPHITGGKRYLNSGGFMGYASDIFAILNTATLEDHEDDQLFYTNVYLDEDLREKHKIKLDHKSEIFQNLYGAVADVELIFKGQEAYLQNTVYNTIPLIVHGNGYSKLALNSLGNYLARAWSPEEGCLNCWDDVIELDVKKPDTFPIILVALFVDIPVPFLEEFLLSIYRQTYPKSKLHLFIHNNVPYHEQTIQEFIDTIGEEYLSVKQIFPSDDIDEVHARNLAMDYCLLKDCTGYFSVDAIAHLDNEHALKLLVEQQRNIVAPLLVRPYKAWSNFWGAITDDGFYARSFDYMEIVKNERRGLWNVPFISNCYLINATLIKNKATRPSYSVDNLDPDMAFAYINRERYIHMYVSNRLDFGHLVDPDTYNIKLTHPDFYQILDNKFDWEKRYIHENYSLNFDPNHKPQQPCPDVYWFPIANRRFTKELINVVETYGHWSDGTNHDPRLSGGYENVPTRDIHMNQINFEPQWLYFLKEYVRPLQELVFTGYYHDPPRAIMNFVVRYRPDEQPSLRPHHDSSTYTINIALNEVGVDYEGGGCRFIRYNCSVTDTKPGWMLMHPGRLTHYHEGLKVTKGTRYIMISFVDP, from the exons ATGCAGATCAAAAGAATCGGATGGTGCCTGATCTGGAGCATTTTTTTGACCTACCACGTGGTCAGTGAGAACACAGACTCGTCGGAATCAAATG ATATTCTACTTTTCACTGTTGCCTCAAATGAAACCGATGGTTTCAAAAGATATATTCGGTCTACGGAGGTCTACGGATTTCGTGACCGCGTGCGGGTTCTTGGTTTAGGAAAGGAATGGAGAGGGGGTAATGTCAAAACCAGTCGAGGTGGTGGATATAAGATAAATCTCTTCAAAGATGcattaaagaaatatcaagATGATAAGGAGAGAATCGTTATCTTTACAGACag TTATGACGTTATATTCCTAACTCCGCTTTCCGAAATCATCGAGAAATTTAAGGAAACCGAAGCACGAGTACTTTTCTCAGCGGAGGGTTCCTGTTGGCCAGATCGGAATTTAGCTTCAAAATATCCACACATAACAGGAGGAAAGCGTTATTTAAACTCCGGTGGTTTTATGGGTTACGCCTCCGACATTTTTGCCATTTTAAATACTGCCACACTCGAAGACCACGAAGacgatcaattattttatacgaacGTTTATCTTGATGAAGATTTGAGAGAAAAGCACAAGATTAAACTCGATCATAAATCCGAAATATTCCAAAATCTTTATGGTGCAGTAG CTGACGTCGAATTGATATTCAAAGGACAAGAAGCTTATCTTCAAAACACGGTTTATAATACGATACCTTTGATAGTACACGGTAATGGTTACAGTAAGCTAGCCTTAAACTCTTTAGGAAATTATTTGGCACGCGCCTGGAGTCCTGAGGAAGGATGTTTGAATTGTTGGGACGATGTGATCGAATTGGATGTTAAAAAACCTGATACATTTCCGATTATTTTGGTCGCATTGTTCGTAGATATACCAGTACCATTTttagaagaatttttattatccatttaTCGACAAACCTATCCAAAATCTAAATTGCATCTTTTCATTCACAACAATGTTCCATATCACGAGCAGACAATACAAGAGTTCATCGATACTATTGGAGAAGAATATTTGAGCGTCAAACAAATTTTTCCGAGCGATGATATAGATGAAGTCCATGCGAGAAATTTAGCAAT GGATTACTGCTTGTTGAAAGATTGTACTGGATACTTTTCGGTCGATGCTATTGCCCATCTTGACAATGAACATGCCTTGAAATTGTTGGTTGAACAACAAAGAAATATCGTCGCTCCTTTGCTTGTTAGACCATACAAAGCATGGAGTAATTTTTGGGGTGCCATTACGGACGATGGATTCTATGCTCGCAGCTTCGATTACATGGAAATTGTCAAGAATGAACGCAG GGGTTTGTGGAATGTACCATTCATTAGTAATTGTTATTTGATCAATGCCACACTCATAAAGAACAAGGCAACACGTCCCTCCTATTCGGTCGACAATTTGGATCCAGACATGGCTTTTGCATATATCAACagagaacgttatattcacaTGTATGTTAGTAATAGATTAGATTTTGGACATCTGGTTGATCCGGATACCTACAATATCAAATTAACGCATCCAGATTTCTATCAAATATTGGATAATAAGTTCGATTGGGAGAAAAGATAcatacatgaaaattatagtCTGAACTTCGATCCGAACCATAAACCTCAACAG CCGTGTCCAGATGTTTATTGGTTCCCTATTGCCAATCGACGATTTACTAAAGAGTTGATCAATGTCGTAGAAACGTATGGTCATTGGTCCGATGGTACTAATCAT GATCCAAGATTATCAGGTGGTTATGAGAATGTACCAACTCGCGATATTCACAtgaatcaaattaattttgaacCACAATGGTTGTACTTTTTGAAGGAGTATGTTAGACCTCTACAGGAATTAGTATTTACGGGATATTATCATGAT CCACCACGCGCCATAATGAATTTCGTAGTTCGATATCGACCAGATGAACAACCATCGTTAAGGCCGCATCATGATAGTTCGACGTACACAATTAATATCGCTCTTAACGAAGTTGGAGTCGACTATGAAGGCGGTGGATGTAGATTTATCCGATATAACTGTTCGGTTACCGATACGAAACCTGGATGGATGTTGATGCATCCTGGAAGACTGACACATTATCATGAAGGATTGAAAGTAACCAAGGGTACTCGTTATataatgatttcttttgtTGATCCATGA
- the LOC124424501 gene encoding procollagen-lysine,2-oxoglutarate 5-dioxygenase isoform X3, producing MCPLSYDVIFLTPLSEIIEKFKETEARVLFSAEGSCWPDRNLASKYPHITGGKRYLNSGGFMGYASDIFAILNTATLEDHEDDQLFYTNVYLDEDLREKHKIKLDHKSEIFQNLYGAVADVELIFKGQEAYLQNTVYNTIPLIVHGNGYSKLALNSLGNYLARAWSPEEGCLNCWDDVIELDVKKPDTFPIILVALFVDIPVPFLEEFLLSIYRQTYPKSKLHLFIHNNVPYHEQTIQEFIDTIGEEYLSVKQIFPSDDIDEVHARNLAMDYCLLKDCTGYFSVDAIAHLDNEHALKLLVEQQRNIVAPLLVRPYKAWSNFWGAITDDGFYARSFDYMEIVKNERRGLWNVPFISNCYLINATLIKNKATRPSYSVDNLDPDMAFAYINRERYIHMYVSNRLDFGHLVDPDTYNIKLTHPDFYQILDNKFDWEKRYIHENYSLNFDPNHKPQQPCPDVYWFPIANRRFTKELINVVETYGHWSDGTNHDPRLSGGYENVPTRDIHMNQINFEPQWLYFLKEYVRPLQELVFTGYYHDPPRAIMNFVVRYRPDEQPSLRPHHDSSTYTINIALNEVGVDYEGGGCRFIRYNCSVTDTKPGWMLMHPGRLTHYHEGLKVTKGTRYIMISFVDP from the exons aTGTGTCCCCTCAGTTATGACGTTATATTCCTAACTCCGCTTTCCGAAATCATCGAGAAATTTAAGGAAACCGAAGCACGAGTACTTTTCTCAGCGGAGGGTTCCTGTTGGCCAGATCGGAATTTAGCTTCAAAATATCCACACATAACAGGAGGAAAGCGTTATTTAAACTCCGGTGGTTTTATGGGTTACGCCTCCGACATTTTTGCCATTTTAAATACTGCCACACTCGAAGACCACGAAGacgatcaattattttatacgaacGTTTATCTTGATGAAGATTTGAGAGAAAAGCACAAGATTAAACTCGATCATAAATCCGAAATATTCCAAAATCTTTATGGTGCAGTAG CTGACGTCGAATTGATATTCAAAGGACAAGAAGCTTATCTTCAAAACACGGTTTATAATACGATACCTTTGATAGTACACGGTAATGGTTACAGTAAGCTAGCCTTAAACTCTTTAGGAAATTATTTGGCACGCGCCTGGAGTCCTGAGGAAGGATGTTTGAATTGTTGGGACGATGTGATCGAATTGGATGTTAAAAAACCTGATACATTTCCGATTATTTTGGTCGCATTGTTCGTAGATATACCAGTACCATTTttagaagaatttttattatccatttaTCGACAAACCTATCCAAAATCTAAATTGCATCTTTTCATTCACAACAATGTTCCATATCACGAGCAGACAATACAAGAGTTCATCGATACTATTGGAGAAGAATATTTGAGCGTCAAACAAATTTTTCCGAGCGATGATATAGATGAAGTCCATGCGAGAAATTTAGCAAT GGATTACTGCTTGTTGAAAGATTGTACTGGATACTTTTCGGTCGATGCTATTGCCCATCTTGACAATGAACATGCCTTGAAATTGTTGGTTGAACAACAAAGAAATATCGTCGCTCCTTTGCTTGTTAGACCATACAAAGCATGGAGTAATTTTTGGGGTGCCATTACGGACGATGGATTCTATGCTCGCAGCTTCGATTACATGGAAATTGTCAAGAATGAACGCAG GGGTTTGTGGAATGTACCATTCATTAGTAATTGTTATTTGATCAATGCCACACTCATAAAGAACAAGGCAACACGTCCCTCCTATTCGGTCGACAATTTGGATCCAGACATGGCTTTTGCATATATCAACagagaacgttatattcacaTGTATGTTAGTAATAGATTAGATTTTGGACATCTGGTTGATCCGGATACCTACAATATCAAATTAACGCATCCAGATTTCTATCAAATATTGGATAATAAGTTCGATTGGGAGAAAAGATAcatacatgaaaattatagtCTGAACTTCGATCCGAACCATAAACCTCAACAG CCGTGTCCAGATGTTTATTGGTTCCCTATTGCCAATCGACGATTTACTAAAGAGTTGATCAATGTCGTAGAAACGTATGGTCATTGGTCCGATGGTACTAATCAT GATCCAAGATTATCAGGTGGTTATGAGAATGTACCAACTCGCGATATTCACAtgaatcaaattaattttgaacCACAATGGTTGTACTTTTTGAAGGAGTATGTTAGACCTCTACAGGAATTAGTATTTACGGGATATTATCATGAT CCACCACGCGCCATAATGAATTTCGTAGTTCGATATCGACCAGATGAACAACCATCGTTAAGGCCGCATCATGATAGTTCGACGTACACAATTAATATCGCTCTTAACGAAGTTGGAGTCGACTATGAAGGCGGTGGATGTAGATTTATCCGATATAACTGTTCGGTTACCGATACGAAACCTGGATGGATGTTGATGCATCCTGGAAGACTGACACATTATCATGAAGGATTGAAAGTAACCAAGGGTACTCGTTATataatgatttcttttgtTGATCCATGA
- the LOC124424501 gene encoding procollagen-lysine,2-oxoglutarate 5-dioxygenase isoform X1, translating into MHKYCRFFETISREYVYYYAFAERTAVFHNRDCFSIDILLFTVASNETDGFKRYIRSTEVYGFRDRVRVLGLGKEWRGGNVKTSRGGGYKINLFKDALKKYQDDKERIVIFTDSYDVIFLTPLSEIIEKFKETEARVLFSAEGSCWPDRNLASKYPHITGGKRYLNSGGFMGYASDIFAILNTATLEDHEDDQLFYTNVYLDEDLREKHKIKLDHKSEIFQNLYGAVADVELIFKGQEAYLQNTVYNTIPLIVHGNGYSKLALNSLGNYLARAWSPEEGCLNCWDDVIELDVKKPDTFPIILVALFVDIPVPFLEEFLLSIYRQTYPKSKLHLFIHNNVPYHEQTIQEFIDTIGEEYLSVKQIFPSDDIDEVHARNLAMDYCLLKDCTGYFSVDAIAHLDNEHALKLLVEQQRNIVAPLLVRPYKAWSNFWGAITDDGFYARSFDYMEIVKNERRGLWNVPFISNCYLINATLIKNKATRPSYSVDNLDPDMAFAYINRERYIHMYVSNRLDFGHLVDPDTYNIKLTHPDFYQILDNKFDWEKRYIHENYSLNFDPNHKPQQPCPDVYWFPIANRRFTKELINVVETYGHWSDGTNHDPRLSGGYENVPTRDIHMNQINFEPQWLYFLKEYVRPLQELVFTGYYHDPPRAIMNFVVRYRPDEQPSLRPHHDSSTYTINIALNEVGVDYEGGGCRFIRYNCSVTDTKPGWMLMHPGRLTHYHEGLKVTKGTRYIMISFVDP; encoded by the exons ATGCATAAATATTGTAGATTTTTCGAAACCATAAGCAGAGAATACGTTTATTACTATGCATTCGCTGAACGTACTGCGGTTTTTCATAATAGAGACTGCTTTTCGATCG ATATTCTACTTTTCACTGTTGCCTCAAATGAAACCGATGGTTTCAAAAGATATATTCGGTCTACGGAGGTCTACGGATTTCGTGACCGCGTGCGGGTTCTTGGTTTAGGAAAGGAATGGAGAGGGGGTAATGTCAAAACCAGTCGAGGTGGTGGATATAAGATAAATCTCTTCAAAGATGcattaaagaaatatcaagATGATAAGGAGAGAATCGTTATCTTTACAGACag TTATGACGTTATATTCCTAACTCCGCTTTCCGAAATCATCGAGAAATTTAAGGAAACCGAAGCACGAGTACTTTTCTCAGCGGAGGGTTCCTGTTGGCCAGATCGGAATTTAGCTTCAAAATATCCACACATAACAGGAGGAAAGCGTTATTTAAACTCCGGTGGTTTTATGGGTTACGCCTCCGACATTTTTGCCATTTTAAATACTGCCACACTCGAAGACCACGAAGacgatcaattattttatacgaacGTTTATCTTGATGAAGATTTGAGAGAAAAGCACAAGATTAAACTCGATCATAAATCCGAAATATTCCAAAATCTTTATGGTGCAGTAG CTGACGTCGAATTGATATTCAAAGGACAAGAAGCTTATCTTCAAAACACGGTTTATAATACGATACCTTTGATAGTACACGGTAATGGTTACAGTAAGCTAGCCTTAAACTCTTTAGGAAATTATTTGGCACGCGCCTGGAGTCCTGAGGAAGGATGTTTGAATTGTTGGGACGATGTGATCGAATTGGATGTTAAAAAACCTGATACATTTCCGATTATTTTGGTCGCATTGTTCGTAGATATACCAGTACCATTTttagaagaatttttattatccatttaTCGACAAACCTATCCAAAATCTAAATTGCATCTTTTCATTCACAACAATGTTCCATATCACGAGCAGACAATACAAGAGTTCATCGATACTATTGGAGAAGAATATTTGAGCGTCAAACAAATTTTTCCGAGCGATGATATAGATGAAGTCCATGCGAGAAATTTAGCAAT GGATTACTGCTTGTTGAAAGATTGTACTGGATACTTTTCGGTCGATGCTATTGCCCATCTTGACAATGAACATGCCTTGAAATTGTTGGTTGAACAACAAAGAAATATCGTCGCTCCTTTGCTTGTTAGACCATACAAAGCATGGAGTAATTTTTGGGGTGCCATTACGGACGATGGATTCTATGCTCGCAGCTTCGATTACATGGAAATTGTCAAGAATGAACGCAG GGGTTTGTGGAATGTACCATTCATTAGTAATTGTTATTTGATCAATGCCACACTCATAAAGAACAAGGCAACACGTCCCTCCTATTCGGTCGACAATTTGGATCCAGACATGGCTTTTGCATATATCAACagagaacgttatattcacaTGTATGTTAGTAATAGATTAGATTTTGGACATCTGGTTGATCCGGATACCTACAATATCAAATTAACGCATCCAGATTTCTATCAAATATTGGATAATAAGTTCGATTGGGAGAAAAGATAcatacatgaaaattatagtCTGAACTTCGATCCGAACCATAAACCTCAACAG CCGTGTCCAGATGTTTATTGGTTCCCTATTGCCAATCGACGATTTACTAAAGAGTTGATCAATGTCGTAGAAACGTATGGTCATTGGTCCGATGGTACTAATCAT GATCCAAGATTATCAGGTGGTTATGAGAATGTACCAACTCGCGATATTCACAtgaatcaaattaattttgaacCACAATGGTTGTACTTTTTGAAGGAGTATGTTAGACCTCTACAGGAATTAGTATTTACGGGATATTATCATGAT CCACCACGCGCCATAATGAATTTCGTAGTTCGATATCGACCAGATGAACAACCATCGTTAAGGCCGCATCATGATAGTTCGACGTACACAATTAATATCGCTCTTAACGAAGTTGGAGTCGACTATGAAGGCGGTGGATGTAGATTTATCCGATATAACTGTTCGGTTACCGATACGAAACCTGGATGGATGTTGATGCATCCTGGAAGACTGACACATTATCATGAAGGATTGAAAGTAACCAAGGGTACTCGTTATataatgatttcttttgtTGATCCATGA
- the LOC124424507 gene encoding palladin-like isoform X3 — protein MLGKRSPHNDISDIIDSRSKSSSYMFNDQMTRCRFFSLLLLAALVVSANAAKGGGSRAAGRNRGGRRMYGSLTIPMPHRNSASARYYENKDGAKIVKASHFELDYMLGRKITFFCMATGYPRPEITWLKDGIELYHHKFFQSTMRYATFLIILLTMLLLNSRESFGRRGRARPRSKSRVQIGLPITGKYRDTESDQYYNNDNGAKILLASHFDLEYVLGHKIAFLCVARGKPRPHITWFKDGTEIYSHLYLHVHEWQVGSDKVKSKLEIDPATQMDAGVYECTADNMYSIDRRSFKTDFSIAFD, from the exons ATGCTCGGTAAGAGGAGTCCGCATAATGATATTTCTGATATAATCGATAGTAGATCGAAAAGCTCATCGTACATGTTCAACG ATCAAATGACCAGATGCAGATTTTTCTCGTTGTTGCTGTTAGCAGCTTTGGTGGTGAGTGCGAATGCAGCAAAGGGTGGAGGCTCTCGCGCGGCTGGTAGAAATCGTGGCGGAAGAAGAATGTACGGATCTTTGACTATACCTATGCCACATCGAAATTCTGCAAGTGCTCGCTATTACGAGAACAAAGAT GGTGCAAAAATTGTCAAGGCTTCTCATTTCGAATTGGATTATATGTTAGGAAGAAAGATCACTTTCTTCTGCATGGCCACGGGATATCCAAGGCCTGAGATTACCTGGCTCAAAGATGGTATAGAACTTTACCATCATAAGTTTTTCCAA AGCACGATGCGATACGCtacatttttgattattttgttgaccatgttattgttaaattcACGCGAGAGTTTTGGTAGAAGAGGTCGAGCCAGACCTAGAAGTAAATCTCGCGTACAGATAGGTCTACCTATCACTGGAAAGTATCGTGATACAGAGAGTGATCAGtattacaataacgataat GGAGCCAAGATATTACTAGCCTCTCATTTTGATTTAGAGTACGTATTGGGACACAAAATAGCTTTCTTGTGCGTTGCACGTGGTAAACCGAGACCGCATATTACATGGTTCAAAGATGGAACCGAGATTTACAGTCACCTTTATCTGCAC GTACACGAATGGCAAGTGGGTTCCGATAAGGTCAAATCTAAACTCGAGATCGATCCTGCTACTCAGATGGATGCAGGTGTCTATGAATGTACCGCCGATAATATGTACAGCATTGATCGGAGATCATTCAAGACTGATTTCTCCATCGCTTTCGATTAA
- the LOC124424507 gene encoding immunoglobulin domain-containing protein oig-4-like isoform X1: MSRWLSVTSEFRVIVERCLHTSTMRYATFLIILLTMLLLNSRESFGRRGRARPRSKSRVQIGLPITGKYRDTESDQYYNNDNGAKILLASHFDLEYVLGHKIAFLCVARGKPRPHITWFKDGTEIYSHLYLHVHEWQVGSDKVKSKLEIDPATQMDAGVYECTADNMYSIDRRSFKTDFSIAFD; the protein is encoded by the exons ATGAGTAGGTGGCTGTCAGTTACATCGGAGTTCCGTGTGATCGTCGAACGTTGTTTGCATACG AGCACGATGCGATACGCtacatttttgattattttgttgaccatgttattgttaaattcACGCGAGAGTTTTGGTAGAAGAGGTCGAGCCAGACCTAGAAGTAAATCTCGCGTACAGATAGGTCTACCTATCACTGGAAAGTATCGTGATACAGAGAGTGATCAGtattacaataacgataat GGAGCCAAGATATTACTAGCCTCTCATTTTGATTTAGAGTACGTATTGGGACACAAAATAGCTTTCTTGTGCGTTGCACGTGGTAAACCGAGACCGCATATTACATGGTTCAAAGATGGAACCGAGATTTACAGTCACCTTTATCTGCAC GTACACGAATGGCAAGTGGGTTCCGATAAGGTCAAATCTAAACTCGAGATCGATCCTGCTACTCAGATGGATGCAGGTGTCTATGAATGTACCGCCGATAATATGTACAGCATTGATCGGAGATCATTCAAGACTGATTTCTCCATCGCTTTCGATTAA
- the LOC124424507 gene encoding immunoglobulin domain-containing protein oig-4-like isoform X2 → MRYATFLIILLTMLLLNSRESFGRRGRARPRSKSRVQIGLPITGKYRDTESDQYYNNDNGAKILLASHFDLEYVLGHKIAFLCVARGKPRPHITWFKDGTEIYSHLYLHVHEWQVGSDKVKSKLEIDPATQMDAGVYECTADNMYSIDRRSFKTDFSIAFD, encoded by the exons ATGCGATACGCtacatttttgattattttgttgaccatgttattgttaaattcACGCGAGAGTTTTGGTAGAAGAGGTCGAGCCAGACCTAGAAGTAAATCTCGCGTACAGATAGGTCTACCTATCACTGGAAAGTATCGTGATACAGAGAGTGATCAGtattacaataacgataat GGAGCCAAGATATTACTAGCCTCTCATTTTGATTTAGAGTACGTATTGGGACACAAAATAGCTTTCTTGTGCGTTGCACGTGGTAAACCGAGACCGCATATTACATGGTTCAAAGATGGAACCGAGATTTACAGTCACCTTTATCTGCAC GTACACGAATGGCAAGTGGGTTCCGATAAGGTCAAATCTAAACTCGAGATCGATCCTGCTACTCAGATGGATGCAGGTGTCTATGAATGTACCGCCGATAATATGTACAGCATTGATCGGAGATCATTCAAGACTGATTTCTCCATCGCTTTCGATTAA